DNA sequence from the Agromyces aureus genome:
GCCTGGTCGAGCACGCCCTGCAGCGCGTCGGCCGTCGGGGTGCCGAGCGGTGCGTCGACCGGATCGAACTGGGCCGCCGGATCGGCGGGGCCGAACGAGCAGCCCTGCAGTCCGAGCGCGAGCACGACGAACGCCGCGGCCGAGATTCCCCATCTCCGCCCGCGATTCCTCCGGCGAGTCGCCACAAGCCCCCCTAGCTGTGTCTCGACGAGATTCTAACCCGGGCCGGCGGATCGGAGGTTCAGGTGTTCGAGCCGATCTCGCGGTGGGCGCCGGACATGAAGCGCTCGACCGCGGCATCCACGATGATGTCGCTGGGTCGCAGCGGCCGGCTGAGGTAGAGGCCGTCGAGGGAGGTGAGCCGGCTGAGCGCCACGTAGGTCTGCCCCGGGCTGAAGACGCGCGACCCGAGATCGACGATCGCGGTGTCGTAACTCGCCCCCTGCGACTTGTGGATCGTCACCGCCCAGGCGAGCCGCAGCGGGAACTGGGTGAACTCGGCGACGATCTGACGTTCGAGCTTCTTGCGCGCGGGGTCCCAGGAGTACTTGTACTTCTCCCACGTGGCGGGCTCGACCTCGTGCTCCTCGCCGTCGACCTCCACGCGCAGTTCGCGGTCGAGGCGGGTCACGGTGCCGATCGTGCCGTTGACCCAGCGCTGCCCGTCGGGCCCGATCGCGGTGTCGTTGCGCAGGAACATCACCTGCGCACCCACCTTGAGCTCGAGCCGCTCGTCGGCGGGGTACGCCCGGCCGCCGAAGTCGCCGGCGACCTCGGCTTCGTTCGCCTTCGACGTGCCCGGAAGCCGGTGCAGTTGGGTCGCGTTGATGCGGTTGACGGTGCCGTTCGTCGTGGCGAGCGTGATCGCGCCGTGCTCGGGCAGCGGACGCCGGGCGCCGATGCCGTTGAGCACCCCGGCGATCTCGGCGGTGACCGCGCCGTGCCGCACGGCGTTCAGCATGTGCTTGAACTCGGCGTCGTGCTGGCGGTGCACCTCGCCGAGCTCGAAGATGCGCAGGCCGGTCTCGCGCCACACCTTGGCGTCGAAGAACCACATCGAGTCGTAGGTGTCGGCGAAGTACGCCCGCTCGTCGCCGTCGCCCGGCACTGGGGCCAGCTGGTACGGATCGCCGAAGAGCACGACCTGCACCCCGCCGAACGGTTCGTGCCTGCGCTGCCGCGCCTGTCGCAGCGCGCGGTCCATGGCGTCCATCAGGTCGGCGTTGACCATCGAGATCTCGTCGATCACGAGGGTGTCCATGGCGTTCAGGATCTTGCGGACCGCGTCGTTCTGGTCGATCGGGTGGTCGGCGATGACCCCGATCGGCAGGCGGAACAGCGAGTGGATCGTCTGCCCTCCGACGTTCAGCGCCGCCACGCCCGTCGGGGCGCAGATCACGATCTGCTTCTGCGTGTTCCAGTTGAGGTGGTTCAGCAGCGTCGACTTGCCGGTGCCCGCCCGGCCCGTGACGAACACGTGGTCGCGAGTGCCCTCGATCGCCTCGAAGACCGCGGTCTGCTCGCGGGTGAGGGTGGGGGCCACAAGGTTCTCCGGCTGGTCGGATCCGGCTCGCGGATCGGGCTCGTGGGGTGGCGCCGGCCGGCGCGATCCCACTGTAACCGGGCCGCGCGGGTTCGACGGGTCCGGTGGTCCCCGATGTGCAGGGTGCGAGCAGATCGTCTCCCTGTGGAGAGCGGATGCCGCGGCGCGGCCTCGCCCTGCCCCGCGGCGCGCGTGGCCGGCGCGTGTGTTCGGCTCCCGGCATCCGTCGCCGCCTAGACTGGCGGGGTGACTGGCTCGGGGGTTCGGAACAGCCGGCTCTCACCGCTGTCGATCGCCGGGTGGGCCGCGCTGGCGATGCTGCTCGGAACCGCGTTCGTCGCCGCGCTCGGCGGCCTGAACCAGACCACGTACGGCGCCGCGAACTTCGTGGAGCGCTACCTCTCGGCCATCGCCGACGACGACCTGGCGACCGCGATCACCACGCCGGGCGTCGCGCTCGACGACGACGAGCTGACCGCCATGGGCGTGCCGACCGACATCTCGACGGCGATGCTGCGGTCCGACGTGATCGATGCCGGC
Encoded proteins:
- a CDS encoding ATP-dependent DNA helicase, producing MAPTLTREQTAVFEAIEGTRDHVFVTGRAGTGKSTLLNHLNWNTQKQIVICAPTGVAALNVGGQTIHSLFRLPIGVIADHPIDQNDAVRKILNAMDTLVIDEISMVNADLMDAMDRALRQARQRRHEPFGGVQVVLFGDPYQLAPVPGDGDERAYFADTYDSMWFFDAKVWRETGLRIFELGEVHRQHDAEFKHMLNAVRHGAVTAEIAGVLNGIGARRPLPEHGAITLATTNGTVNRINATQLHRLPGTSKANEAEVAGDFGGRAYPADERLELKVGAQVMFLRNDTAIGPDGQRWVNGTIGTVTRLDRELRVEVDGEEHEVEPATWEKYKYSWDPARKKLERQIVAEFTQFPLRLAWAVTIHKSQGASYDTAIVDLGSRVFSPGQTYVALSRLTSLDGLYLSRPLRPSDIIVDAAVERFMSGAHREIGSNT